In one Bufo gargarizans isolate SCDJY-AF-19 chromosome 11, ASM1485885v1, whole genome shotgun sequence genomic region, the following are encoded:
- the LOC122921973 gene encoding receptor of activated protein C kinase 1, translated as MTEQMTLRGTLKGHNGWVTQIATTPQFPDMILSSSRDKTVIMWKLTRDETNYGVPQRALRGHSHFVSDVVISSDGQFALSGSWDGTLRLWDLTTGTTTRRFVGHTKDVLSVAFSADNRQIVSGSRDKTIKLWNTLGVCKYTVQEESHSEWVSCVRFSPNSSNPIIVSCGWDKMVKVWNLANCKLKTNHIGHSGYLNTVTVSPDGSLCASGGKDGQAMLWDLNEGKHLYTLDSGDVINALCFSPNRYWLCAATGPSIKIWDLEGKIIVDELKQEVISTSSKAEPPQCTSLAWSADGQTLFAGYTDNLIRVWQVTIGTR; from the exons ATGACCGAGCAGATGACCCTTCGGGGGACCCTTAAGGGTCACAATGGTTGGGTTACCCAAATCGCGACCACCCCACAGTTCCCGGACATGATCCTCAGCTCTTCCCGGG ACAAGACTGTCATCATGTGGAAGCTGACTCGTGATGAGACCAACTATGGAGTCCCTCAGCGCGCCCTGCGCGGTCACTCCCACTTTGTCAGTGACGTCGTCATCTCCTCTGATGGGCAGTTCGCCCTGTCCGGTTCCTGGGACGGAACACTGAGGCTGTGGGATCTTACCAC TGGCACAACCACAAGGCGATTTGTGGGTCACACAAAGGATGTTCTCAGCGTGGCCTTCTCCGCCGACAACCGTCAGATCGTGTCAGGTTCCCGAGATAAGACCATCAAGCTGTGGAACACTCTGGGAGTGTGCAAATACACAGTGCAG gaagAATCTCACTCTGAATGGGTTTCTTGCGTCCGTTTCTCACCCAACAGCAGCAATCCCATCATTGTTTCCTGCGGCTGGGACAAGATGGTGAAG GTCTGGAATCTGGCCAACTGCAAACTGAAGACCAACCACATTGGCCACAGTGGCTACCTGAACACAGTCACTGTGTCTCCTGATGGGTCACTGTGCGCCTCTGGAGGCAAG GATGGACAGGCCATGCTGTGGGATTTGAATGAAGGCAAACACCTGTACACCCTGGacagtggtgatgtcatcaacgcTCTCTGCTTCAGCCCCAACCGCTACTGGCTGTGCGCCGCCACAGGGCCAAGCATCAAGATCTGG GATCTGGAAGGCAAGATCATTGTAGATGAACTGAAACAGGAGGTGATCAGTACAAGCAGCAAAGCTGAGCCCCCACAGTGTACTTCTCTGGCCTGGTCAGCAGATGGACAG ACACTCTTCGCTGGATACACAGACAACTTGATCAGAGTCTGGCAAGTCACCATTGGGACCCGTTAA